CGCGCCCTCGGCGGCCTCAGTAAAGCTGATATTGCCATGCTCATGATAGGCGGCCAGCCCCTCGGCCGTCCGGTGCGTGGCGAAGTCAACCGACGCCTCCCGCTGCCAGTCCACGCGCTGCCGGCGTATCTCGGAAAGCTCGGCATGGCCGATTTCCTCCGTGATCGCCCGGAACGGTGCGCCGGCCCCGATCGCCTGTAGCTGCTCGTGATCCCCGACAAGAACGATCTTCGCCCCGCGCGCCTCGGCCTCGGTGACAAAGCGGGAGAGCTGGCGGCTCCCGACCATGCCGGCCTCGTCGATGACAAACACGTCACTGCGGCCGAGCTGACCGCGGTCGTTGTCCCAACCGCGGGACCATGACGCCAGCGTGCGGCTCTGGATGCCGGAAGATTCTTCCAAGCCCTCGGCCGCCTTCCCCGACAAGGCCGCGCCGTGGACCGTGTAGCCCTCGGCCTCCCATGCCTCGCGCGCCGCCGCGAGCATGGTAGACTTGCCAGCGCCGGCATAACCGACAACCGCCGCGATGCGCTCCGGCCCGGTGATATGCTCGATCGCCCGGCGCTGCTCATCCGACAGCCGGGCGGAAGCATCGCCGGCGCTGCGCTGAATGGCGGTGTCCTGCCGCTCTATGGCCCGCTCGACATGCCGGCGATCGACGCCATGACCATGCGCGCCGTGCATCCGCTGCGCGCTCTCGATCATGCCGGATTCGATCTCGACCATTTCGCGGGTCGAATAGCGCGCAAGCTCGATCTCGCCCGTCGCCGGGTCCGCACGCTCGGGCTGCAACTCGACCAACGCCAGCGAGGCCATCACCTTCGCAAAGGCGCTCTGGAACTCCTGCGGGTCGTCGTTGATGTAGCGATGCAGCGCCCGCGCAACGTCGTGGCGATCGAACACGCTCTTTTCGCCGGTGATGAGGGTTAGAACCTGCTCGGGCTTCTCTCGGATCAGCTCGGCATTGCGCCGCGCCGCATCCTCGTCCAGCCGCGTGCGCGACACGTCGAGGCCGCGCCGCTCCATCTGCGAGGCATGGACGCCCATATGCTCGGTCGGCGCGATCTCTAGCCCGCGCTCCATGTGCGAACGATGGTCGATCCGAATATCAAGCCCGGCCATCGCAAGCCGCTCGTTCGCGATCCCCTCCCACCGCTGGCGAAGGTCGCGGAGCTGCATGTCGGTCGTGGGCAGGTCGTGCGCCAACAGCCATTTGTTTTCGCGCTCAAGATAGGTCTTCTCGCCGAGACCACTCTCGCCAACCTGCCGCGTCGTCATCATCACATGCGCATGGTGATTGCGAACGTCGCTTGCGTCGTGCGGCGCGTGAATAGCGAAGTCCACGGCCGCGCCATAGCGGTTCGCCAGCTCCTGCGCGAACTCCCGCGTAGCCTCTAGCCGCTGCTCGGCCGAAAGCTCATGCGGCAAGGCGATTTCAAACTCCCGCGCCACGCGGGCGTCTTTCCGCTTCTCGGCAAACTCGGCGGCGTTCCACAAGTCCGACCGATCGCGCGCCCAATCCGCGTTCACGCCTTCCGGTAAGACGATCTCCGCATGTTCCACGCCCTGCTTGGCCGTGTAGTCATGCGTGATCCCGTCGCGTTCGTTGGTCAGCTTCTCCCCGGCACGATAGGCCATCGAAGCGACGGCGCTGCGGCCGCTCGCCCTCGAAACTGGCTTCATGCTCAAATGGTAGATCGCCAAGCAACAAGCTCCGATGCCGTTTCCATCTTCCCGCCAGCCTCCAAGCTGGCGGCGCGCTGAGTTACGCAGTAACTCGTAAGTGCGCCCTTCTCAACTCAATCGCTTCGCTCTTTCGTCGCTCGGTGTGGCACTTGTGGCAACGCTGATGCAAGAAAGGCGAGGCCAGATTATGCAGAGAATACGGTAGTTTTGCAAGATTACGCAACGTGCGAATGCGAAGCACTTGAGCCGGACGGGTGTTCGTATAATCTGGCGTCTAGCGGAGAACGAAGAATATGGCGACCGAAAATAACCAGACATTGGCGTTACTGATCGACGGCGACAATGCTTCGCCCAAGATCATCGGCGGCCTTCTCGCTGAAATCGCCAATTATGGAACCGCCAGCGTCAAGCGCATCTATGGGGACTGGACAAAACCAAACCTCAACGGCTGGAAAGAATGCCTGCTGGAACACTCGATTCAGCCGGTTCAGCAATTCGCCTACACGACCGGCAAGAATGCCACTGATGGCGCTATGATTATCGACGCGATGGACCTGCTCTATACGGGCCGCTTCTCCGGCTTCTGCATCGTCTCAAGCGATAGCGATTTTGCACGCCTTGCTGCTCGCATCCGGGAACAGGGCGTCACCGTCTATGGCTTCGGGGAACGTAAGACGCCCCGCCCGTTCATTACGGC
This genomic window from Roseateles sp. XES5 contains:
- a CDS encoding NYN domain-containing protein; amino-acid sequence: MATENNQTLALLIDGDNASPKIIGGLLAEIANYGTASVKRIYGDWTKPNLNGWKECLLEHSIQPVQQFAYTTGKNATDGAMIIDAMDLLYTGRFSGFCIVSSDSDFARLAARIREQGVTVYGFGERKTPRPFITACDKFVYFDVLNAAGEQKETEAVAAPKTAAAKPAQAKAALDRAALDMLAKAVTASADEDGRANLARVGAHLAKQAPDFDARNFGFPRLSDLVEASGIVEVERIGDNPKIIMVRLKGEATARPAK